A region from the Anoplolepis gracilipes chromosome 2, ASM4749672v1, whole genome shotgun sequence genome encodes:
- the LOC140674856 gene encoding uncharacterized protein isoform X2 gives MVSQSTVPFKIEDDVLVGEEDSIDDKNINIGELILNAFKSRPDFIGQVDAMTAEENTFQQMRERSVKCALWMKKLGVRRNDIVTIYTSNHLDTYIPYLATLYIGSILGVWHESRTINLLYYLQSSPKVIFTDVDKASTIFNVAKMMKISTKIVVFEKKGKKKGKKADKEEEEFESVKSILNGDFDETEIDEFSCTELESSRDTAVILFSSGTIDVTWAFLKISMGRMFSKFKVFEKYDVSSLKQLLFGGRKPNIDYNNFITALPHTSVSELYCLPEIGVIAYKQRELIKINSSGYVSKTVRLLIADCISASPLKAYFVGVIWCKSPSLTNGYFNSTTGTLMTAIDNNGWFHTDDVGYYDSNGDIYILDRFKDIIRFRNVYFFPSNIEKVLINHPDVLDVAVIPIFNTFDGHHPLAFVVRKEGLKVTEKELIEFVAKKLDDPMHLRAGVLFRTELKYLNGHLDRRTLCKWAKDDLRDKEYFSKKLLKKENL, from the exons ATGGTATCTCAG agtACAGTTCCTTTTAAGATAGAGGACGATGTATTGGTTGGCGAGGAAGATTCAATCGATGACAAGAACATCAATATCGGAGAGTTGATTTTGAACGCATTTAAATCCAGACCGGATTTTATTGGCCAA GTGGATGCAATGACAGCagaagaaaatacatttcaacaGATGAGAGAACGTAGCGTAAAATGTGCATTATGGATGAAAAAATTAGGTGTTAGACGTAATGACATTGTGACAATATATACATCTAATCATTTAGATACTTATATACCGTACTTGGCGACTCTATATATCGGTAGTATTTTGGGTGTATGGCATGAAAGTCGTACGA TAaacttattgtattatttgcaAAGTAGTCCAAAGGTAATTTTTACCGATGTTGATAAAGcttcaacaatttttaatgtggCAAAAATGATGAAGATTTCTACGAAAATCGTAGTTTTCGAAAAGAAAGGCaaaaaaaaaggcaaaaaaGCAGacaaagaggaagaggaattTGAATCTgtgaaatctattttaaacgGTGATTTTGATGAAACGGAAATCGACGAGTTTTCTTGTACAGAGTTGGAGAGTAGCAGGGACACCGCGGTGATACTGTTTTCTTCTGGTACTATTGAT gtaaCTTGGGCATTTCTGAAAATTAGCATGGGTAGAATGTTTTCTAAATTCAAAGTTTTCGAAAAGTATGATGTTTCTTccttaaaacaattattgtttGGTGGTAGAAAAcctaatattgattataataattttatcactgCACTGCCACACACTTCTGTTAGTGAACTATACT GTTTGCCTGAAATAGGTGTGATTGCTTATAAACAAAGagagttgataaaaattaactctAGTGGTTACGTGAGTAAAACTGTTCGTTTGTTAATTGCTGATTGCATTTCTGCGTCTCCATTAAAAGCATACTTTGTTGGTGTTATCTGGTGCAAATCTCCGTCTTTGACAAATGGCTACTTTAATTCTACAACCGGAACTTTAATGACTGCTATCGACAACAATG GATGGTTCCATACCGATGATGTAGGCTATTACGATTCAAATGGTGATATCTACATTCTCGAtcgttttaaagatattataagatttagaaacgtttattttttccCGAGTAATATTgagaaagtattaataaatcatcCAGATGTGTTAGATGTTGCTGTAATAcctatatttaatacttttgatGGTCATCATCCATTGGCCTTTGTCGTACGAAAGGAAGGATTAAAG gTAACGGAAAAggaattaatagaatttgtaGCCAAGAAATTAGACGATCCCATGCATCTTCGTGCGGGCGTGCTGTTTAGGActgaattgaaatatttaaatggacATCTGGATCGTCGAACTCTTTGTAAATGGGCAAAGGATGATCTAAGagacaaagaatatttttctaaaaaacttcttaaaaaagagaacttatga
- the LOC140674856 gene encoding uncharacterized protein isoform X1 has protein sequence MVSQSTVPFKIEDDVLVGEEDSIDDKNINIGELILNAFKSRPDFIGQVDAMTAEENTFQQMRERSVKCALWMKKLGVRRNDIVTIYTSNHLDTYIPYLATLYIGSILGVWHESRTINLLYYLQSSPKVIFTDVDKASTIFNVAKMMKISTKIVVFEKKGKKKGKKADKEEEEFESVKSILNGDFDETEIDEFSCTELESSRDTAVILFSSGTIDVSRKHVTIPHAFFTSPSNQQTPIMSSNDVGLWVESLHWNISLLLTVRAILSYVKAVKINNLFNPSYEECFCNIIQKYKVTWAFLKISMGRMFSKFKVFEKYDVSSLKQLLFGGRKPNIDYNNFITALPHTSVSELYCLPEIGVIAYKQRELIKINSSGYVSKTVRLLIADCISASPLKAYFVGVIWCKSPSLTNGYFNSTTGTLMTAIDNNGWFHTDDVGYYDSNGDIYILDRFKDIIRFRNVYFFPSNIEKVLINHPDVLDVAVIPIFNTFDGHHPLAFVVRKEGLKVTEKELIEFVAKKLDDPMHLRAGVLFRTELKYLNGHLDRRTLCKWAKDDLRDKEYFSKKLLKKENL, from the exons ATGGTATCTCAG agtACAGTTCCTTTTAAGATAGAGGACGATGTATTGGTTGGCGAGGAAGATTCAATCGATGACAAGAACATCAATATCGGAGAGTTGATTTTGAACGCATTTAAATCCAGACCGGATTTTATTGGCCAA GTGGATGCAATGACAGCagaagaaaatacatttcaacaGATGAGAGAACGTAGCGTAAAATGTGCATTATGGATGAAAAAATTAGGTGTTAGACGTAATGACATTGTGACAATATATACATCTAATCATTTAGATACTTATATACCGTACTTGGCGACTCTATATATCGGTAGTATTTTGGGTGTATGGCATGAAAGTCGTACGA TAaacttattgtattatttgcaAAGTAGTCCAAAGGTAATTTTTACCGATGTTGATAAAGcttcaacaatttttaatgtggCAAAAATGATGAAGATTTCTACGAAAATCGTAGTTTTCGAAAAGAAAGGCaaaaaaaaaggcaaaaaaGCAGacaaagaggaagaggaattTGAATCTgtgaaatctattttaaacgGTGATTTTGATGAAACGGAAATCGACGAGTTTTCTTGTACAGAGTTGGAGAGTAGCAGGGACACCGCGGTGATACTGTTTTCTTCTGGTACTATTGATGTGAGTCGCAAACATGTGACAATTCCACATGCATTTTTCACATCTCCATCTAATCAGCAGACACCTATTATGTCGTCCAATGACGTAGGTTTGTGGGTCGAATCCTTACACTGGAATATCAGTTTGCTTTTGACAGTTCGCGCTATTCTATCATATGTAAAGGCggtcaaaataaataatttatttaacccATCTTATGAAGaatgtttttgtaatattatacaaaagtataag gtaaCTTGGGCATTTCTGAAAATTAGCATGGGTAGAATGTTTTCTAAATTCAAAGTTTTCGAAAAGTATGATGTTTCTTccttaaaacaattattgtttGGTGGTAGAAAAcctaatattgattataataattttatcactgCACTGCCACACACTTCTGTTAGTGAACTATACT GTTTGCCTGAAATAGGTGTGATTGCTTATAAACAAAGagagttgataaaaattaactctAGTGGTTACGTGAGTAAAACTGTTCGTTTGTTAATTGCTGATTGCATTTCTGCGTCTCCATTAAAAGCATACTTTGTTGGTGTTATCTGGTGCAAATCTCCGTCTTTGACAAATGGCTACTTTAATTCTACAACCGGAACTTTAATGACTGCTATCGACAACAATG GATGGTTCCATACCGATGATGTAGGCTATTACGATTCAAATGGTGATATCTACATTCTCGAtcgttttaaagatattataagatttagaaacgtttattttttccCGAGTAATATTgagaaagtattaataaatcatcCAGATGTGTTAGATGTTGCTGTAATAcctatatttaatacttttgatGGTCATCATCCATTGGCCTTTGTCGTACGAAAGGAAGGATTAAAG gTAACGGAAAAggaattaatagaatttgtaGCCAAGAAATTAGACGATCCCATGCATCTTCGTGCGGGCGTGCTGTTTAGGActgaattgaaatatttaaatggacATCTGGATCGTCGAACTCTTTGTAAATGGGCAAAGGATGATCTAAGagacaaagaatatttttctaaaaaacttcttaaaaaagagaacttatga